A genomic region of Rhodospirillales bacterium contains the following coding sequences:
- the ccoS gene encoding cbb3-type cytochrome oxidase assembly protein CcoS gives MSVVLYLLPLALLLGFIGLIAFIWSLKSGQYDDLEGAANRILFQDDDHPMPDKSDKNPSSSSDV, from the coding sequence ATGAGTGTTGTTTTATATTTGTTGCCGCTGGCATTATTGCTGGGTTTTATAGGTTTGATCGCTTTTATCTGGTCCTTGAAAAGCGGCCAATATGATGATCTGGAGGGGGCGGCCAACCGCATTTTGTTTCAAGATGACGATCATCCGATGCCGGACAAGTCCGACAAAAATCCTTCTTCCTCTTCTGACGTATAA
- a CDS encoding cytochrome c biogenesis protein ResB: protein MNFPAGISLTRVLKFASRTDVFSYALMWLMVLLVIGTVSQKYIGLYQAQEKYFGSWFVWVGGMVPLPGGAFVLTVIFIGLVSKLAIQTWTKEKIGTLIVHLGAVLLLFGGFLTAQFSYEGNMMVAEGQEINFVSDYHESELAVVEVVDGVEKEAVLFPQSALQSGAVLKDASLPFSIKLLTYCYNCEIVRLDESREKGDAHGMALNFDLVDKPRDKQDESNRTGVTFELQGAGEADGRYSLFKFMPIRQSLTVGDRHFFVDIRARRTYLPFSIYLIDFKKDVHPGTMMARSYQAEVNLRDGDLEWHSLIEMNQPLRYKGYTFYQSSFMSGPAGEEEVTVLAVVKNAGRMFPYISSIIICIGLLIHLFMRLPPMFARKEERP, encoded by the coding sequence ATGAATTTTCCCGCTGGCATATCTCTCACAAGAGTCCTCAAATTTGCGTCCCGTACGGACGTTTTTTCCTATGCCTTGATGTGGTTGATGGTGTTGCTGGTGATCGGAACGGTCAGTCAGAAATATATCGGCCTTTATCAGGCGCAGGAAAAATACTTCGGTTCCTGGTTTGTCTGGGTTGGGGGAATGGTGCCGTTGCCCGGCGGCGCTTTTGTCCTGACGGTTATTTTTATCGGTCTGGTTTCCAAACTGGCGATACAGACATGGACAAAAGAAAAGATCGGGACTTTGATCGTTCACCTCGGGGCTGTTTTGTTGCTGTTTGGCGGGTTTTTGACGGCGCAGTTCAGTTATGAAGGCAATATGATGGTCGCCGAGGGGCAGGAAATAAATTTTGTTTCTGACTATCACGAATCCGAGCTGGCCGTAGTAGAAGTGGTTGATGGTGTTGAAAAAGAAGCTGTTCTTTTTCCGCAATCGGCTTTGCAAAGCGGCGCTGTTTTAAAGGATGCGTCTTTGCCGTTTTCTATCAAGTTGCTGACATATTGCTATAACTGCGAAATTGTCCGGCTGGATGAATCACGGGAAAAAGGTGATGCGCACGGGATGGCTTTGAACTTTGATCTGGTGGACAAACCGCGCGATAAACAGGATGAGAGCAATCGCACCGGTGTGACGTTTGAACTGCAGGGGGCGGGGGAAGCGGATGGCCGTTATTCTCTTTTTAAATTCATGCCCATTCGGCAAAGCCTGACGGTTGGGGATCGCCATTTCTTTGTCGATATACGCGCCCGGCGGACGTATCTGCCGTTTTCAATTTACCTGATTGATTTCAAAAAGGATGTCCATCCCGGAACGATGATGGCGCGCAGCTATCAAGCTGAGGTGAATTTGCGGGATGGTGATCTGGAGTGGCATAGTCTGATCGAGATGAACCAGCCGCTACGCTACAAGGGCTATACATTTTATCAGTCTTCATTCATGTCCGGTCCGGCGGGTGAGGAAGAGGTGACGGTTTTGGCCGTGGTGAAGAATGCCGGGCGAATGTTCCCCTATATCTCCAGCATTATTATCTGTATCGGGTTGCTGATCCATTTGTTTATGCGTTTGCCGCCGATGTTCGCCCGGAAAGAGGAACGTCCATGA
- a CDS encoding valine--tRNA ligase: protein MSKNMFPELDKNIDTQAVEERCLSLWEESKIYDYDPDSDKPLFSVDTPPPYVSAAHLHAGHAASYTQAEILIRYKRMMGHNIYYPMGFDDNGLPTERYVEQTHKVNKKKISRSDFRALCIAETQKGAKTYEKLWRSLGLSVDWSTRYSTIDDLSRHTAQKSFLDLYSKGLIYRANEPVLWDTHFETALAQADLETMDRKGKMYDIQFASEDGQPLVISTTRPELIPACVAMYFNPNDTRYQHLEGKNAVVPLFGHSVPIKTSGEVDMEFGTGLMQVCTFGDGEDVKKWKEDKLETRLALSPDGKMTALAGKYEGLEPAAARKRIVEDLTAEGLIVGEQVVDQSVSVGERSGVPVEFIMEPQWFINILEHKDRFRKRAEELNWFPDWMKVRLDHWIDGLKYDWNISRQRFYGVPFPVWYVQETGDVILADEADLPVDPIENEPPQWAKDKYAGMTIVPETDVMETWMTSSLTPLINANWAGCPDRKGSMDIYPMDLRVQAFEIIRTWLFYTLIKSEYHTDSLPWKNVMISGWGLNEQGKKISKRDLEKFTDKDGFNRYDPYSLIQKYGADGLRWWAASAQLGKDLRFHEREVKDGRKIVVKLWNVARMAFMYMEDFDPAAPRVPYNERPIEDQWLLNELNDVAKKAKASFEVYDYATAREALHKFFWMTYCDDYLELVKTRFWENSNWSEQDRKAAQATLFESLRTLLGLLAPYLPFVTEELYTQAGKFGEDYVSLHVSSWPEADGNLNFEHAREMEIIRSTLYGVRKLRSERQIGQGKNLEKLVLHVDPANDALVNTVKTLENSLQSAARADAVQYAQADNETGVEGLMLDIVAGLAE, encoded by the coding sequence ATGAGCAAAAACATGTTCCCGGAACTGGACAAGAATATTGATACCCAAGCGGTCGAAGAGCGCTGTCTTTCGCTTTGGGAAGAGTCAAAGATTTACGATTACGATCCGGACTCTGACAAACCTCTGTTTTCCGTTGATACGCCGCCGCCTTACGTATCCGCTGCGCACCTTCATGCCGGGCATGCTGCGTCCTATACGCAGGCTGAAATCCTGATCCGTTACAAGCGGATGATGGGCCATAACATTTACTACCCGATGGGGTTTGATGATAACGGTCTGCCGACCGAACGCTATGTCGAGCAAACTCACAAGGTGAACAAAAAGAAAATATCACGCAGCGATTTCCGGGCGCTGTGTATCGCGGAAACCCAGAAAGGGGCAAAGACCTATGAGAAGCTCTGGCGTTCTCTGGGCTTGTCGGTGGACTGGAGCACGCGTTATTCGACGATTGATGACCTGTCCCGTCACACGGCACAGAAGTCGTTTCTTGATCTGTACAGCAAAGGCCTGATTTACCGGGCGAATGAGCCGGTTTTGTGGGACACCCACTTCGAAACGGCGCTGGCGCAAGCCGATCTGGAGACCATGGATCGTAAGGGCAAGATGTATGACATCCAGTTTGCCAGCGAAGATGGCCAGCCGCTGGTGATTTCAACGACGCGTCCCGAGCTGATCCCGGCTTGTGTGGCGATGTACTTCAATCCGAACGATACGCGCTATCAACATCTGGAGGGCAAGAATGCCGTTGTGCCGCTGTTCGGTCATAGCGTGCCGATTAAAACCTCTGGAGAGGTGGATATGGAATTCGGGACGGGGCTGATGCAGGTCTGTACGTTCGGGGATGGTGAAGACGTCAAGAAATGGAAAGAAGACAAGCTGGAAACGCGTCTGGCTTTGTCACCGGACGGCAAAATGACGGCGCTGGCCGGGAAGTATGAAGGGCTGGAACCTGCCGCCGCGCGTAAGCGTATTGTCGAGGATTTGACGGCGGAAGGGCTGATTGTCGGTGAGCAGGTTGTTGACCAGAGTGTATCCGTGGGCGAGCGTTCCGGTGTTCCTGTTGAATTCATCATGGAGCCGCAATGGTTCATCAATATCCTTGAGCATAAGGACCGCTTCCGCAAGCGTGCCGAGGAACTGAACTGGTTCCCGGACTGGATGAAAGTGCGGCTCGATCACTGGATTGACGGGCTGAAATATGACTGGAATATCTCGCGCCAGCGTTTTTACGGCGTGCCGTTCCCGGTCTGGTATGTTCAGGAAACCGGCGATGTGATTTTAGCGGATGAGGCCGATTTGCCGGTCGACCCGATTGAGAACGAACCGCCGCAATGGGCGAAGGATAAGTATGCCGGTATGACGATCGTGCCGGAAACCGATGTGATGGAAACGTGGATGACGTCGTCCCTGACGCCCCTGATTAACGCGAACTGGGCCGGGTGTCCGGATCGCAAAGGTTCCATGGATATTTATCCGATGGATCTGCGCGTACAGGCGTTCGAAATCATACGTACATGGCTGTTTTATACGCTGATTAAATCCGAATACCACACCGATAGCCTGCCATGGAAAAACGTGATGATTTCCGGCTGGGGGCTGAACGAGCAAGGTAAGAAAATTTCCAAACGTGATCTGGAGAAATTTACCGATAAGGACGGTTTTAACCGTTATGATCCTTATTCCCTGATCCAGAAATATGGTGCGGACGGGTTGCGCTGGTGGGCGGCGAGCGCCCAACTGGGCAAGGATTTGCGCTTCCATGAGCGTGAGGTCAAAGATGGCCGCAAGATTGTTGTTAAACTCTGGAACGTGGCGCGGATGGCGTTCATGTATATGGAGGATTTCGATCCGGCGGCGCCGCGCGTTCCCTATAATGAGCGCCCGATCGAAGATCAATGGCTTTTGAATGAGCTGAACGACGTTGCCAAAAAAGCCAAGGCGTCCTTCGAGGTTTACGATTACGCCACGGCGCGCGAAGCGCTGCATAAGTTCTTCTGGATGACCTATTGTGATGATTATCTGGAACTGGTGAAAACCCGGTTCTGGGAAAATTCCAACTGGAGCGAGCAAGACCGGAAAGCGGCGCAGGCGACCCTTTTCGAATCGCTGCGGACGTTGCTGGGCTTGCTGGCCCCGTACTTGCCGTTTGTGACGGAAGAGCTTTATACGCAGGCCGGGAAATTTGGCGAAGATTACGTCTCCTTGCATGTCAGCTCATGGCCGGAAGCCGATGGAAACCTGAACTTCGAACATGCCCGCGAGATGGAAATTATCCGCTCGACTCTCTATGGCGTTCGGAAACTGCGTTCCGAGCGGCAAATCGGGCAAGGGAAAAATCTGGAAAAACTGGTTTTACATGTCGACCCGGCGAACGATGCCTTGGTCAATACGGTCAAAACACTGGAAAATTCCTTGCAGAGCGCGGCGCGGGCTGATGCGGTTCAATATGCGCAGGCTGATAACGAAACAGGCGTTGAGGGATTGATGCTTGATATCGTGGCCGGTCTGGCGGAGTAA
- the ccsA gene encoding cytochrome c biogenesis protein CcsA, with the protein MALILLFLVALPVTARAQEPLALPPVFDYEDFVRLPILHEGRIKPLDTFARVMLTGFYGKDSMPDISAAAWLAEMLFNQSQAYQRPVFNIANPDVLNAIGLTYRLHHRYSFVEVSQALAPHIAMIRALRTRDEKDLSVAQSQLLELYAKTMWYFEISRSLSLVLPKLSVDDPGLAEKMGIAPGAELTYFEMMAHRPAFLELAEKAVAKDPVDMTAADEEILRIGHGLQRLTQDQQSRILRIVPPQWAEDGDEWFAPWAVLESGKGSPETATFFGQLTALAQAYLDRDSAEWGRLSKDIHEASLAMADGHIKKTAVALEYGYNQLDLFRYSLMAYIAALVTLMAGGLGLRRFMRRGALVLLSGGALMHLAGLCARMYIMGRPPVATLYESIIFVGLVTVVFALVLEWRQRRGLGILIGAATGSILQFIGMKYAVDGDSMGMLVAVLDTNFWLATHVVTITIAYGCCLVAGLLGHLYLLVSVFHPGQSERLNELGRNMLGVVLVALFFATLGTILGGIWADQSWGRFWGWDPKENGAMLIGLWLAWMLHARLAGILSSQGFAMAAVLTTVVVALAWFGVNLLNVGLHSYGFTKGIATNLGLFCGFEILFVGLCALYLKTRREVAS; encoded by the coding sequence ATGGCTTTGATATTGCTGTTTCTTGTGGCGTTGCCGGTGACGGCACGGGCGCAGGAACCGTTGGCTTTGCCGCCGGTCTTTGATTACGAAGATTTTGTCCGCCTGCCGATTTTGCATGAAGGCCGGATTAAACCACTGGATACTTTCGCCCGCGTTATGCTGACAGGGTTCTACGGTAAAGATTCTATGCCGGATATAAGCGCTGCGGCGTGGCTGGCTGAGATGTTATTCAATCAATCACAGGCTTATCAGCGGCCGGTATTTAATATTGCCAATCCGGATGTTTTGAATGCGATTGGCCTGACATACCGCCTCCACCACCGTTATTCCTTTGTCGAGGTGTCTCAGGCGCTGGCACCGCATATTGCTATGATCCGAGCTTTGCGGACGCGTGACGAGAAAGATTTGTCGGTGGCGCAAAGCCAGCTTTTGGAGCTGTATGCCAAAACCATGTGGTACTTCGAAATCAGCCGTTCACTCTCTCTGGTGTTGCCCAAGTTGTCCGTCGATGATCCGGGGCTGGCTGAAAAAATGGGTATCGCGCCGGGCGCAGAGCTGACCTATTTTGAAATGATGGCGCATCGCCCGGCTTTTCTGGAGCTTGCCGAAAAAGCTGTTGCAAAAGATCCGGTGGATATGACGGCAGCGGATGAGGAAATTCTGCGGATCGGGCATGGGCTGCAAAGGCTGACGCAGGATCAGCAAAGCCGTATCTTGCGGATCGTGCCGCCGCAATGGGCAGAAGACGGCGATGAGTGGTTTGCACCGTGGGCTGTGCTGGAAAGCGGCAAGGGATCGCCTGAAACGGCGACCTTCTTCGGACAGTTAACCGCTTTGGCGCAGGCCTATCTGGACCGCGATAGCGCAGAGTGGGGCCGTCTCAGCAAGGACATCCATGAAGCTTCATTGGCTATGGCTGACGGGCACATCAAAAAAACCGCCGTGGCTCTGGAATATGGCTATAACCAGCTTGATCTGTTTCGCTACAGCCTGATGGCTTATATAGCGGCGTTGGTGACGTTAATGGCCGGCGGGCTGGGGTTGCGCCGCTTTATGCGCCGGGGGGCGCTGGTGTTGCTGTCGGGCGGGGCGTTGATGCATCTGGCGGGGCTATGTGCGCGTATGTACATTATGGGGCGGCCACCGGTTGCGACCTTGTACGAGTCTATAATCTTTGTCGGGCTGGTGACGGTGGTTTTTGCTCTTGTGCTGGAATGGCGGCAGCGCCGGGGGCTTGGCATTTTGATCGGGGCGGCTACCGGGTCGATCCTCCAGTTTATAGGCATGAAATACGCGGTTGACGGCGATTCAATGGGTATGCTGGTTGCCGTTCTGGATACGAATTTCTGGCTGGCGACGCATGTGGTGACGATCACGATTGCCTATGGCTGTTGTCTGGTGGCGGGATTGTTGGGGCATCTGTATCTGCTGGTTAGTGTTTTTCATCCCGGTCAGTCTGAACGTTTAAACGAACTGGGACGGAATATGCTGGGCGTTGTGCTGGTGGCTTTATTCTTTGCGACGCTGGGCACCATTCTGGGCGGTATCTGGGCGGATCAATCCTGGGGCCGGTTCTGGGGCTGGGATCCGAAGGAAAACGGGGCGATGCTGATTGGCTTGTGGCTGGCGTGGATGCTCCATGCGCGATTGGCCGGGATACTGAGTTCGCAGGGCTTTGCCATGGCCGCGGTGCTGACGACGGTTGTTGTGGCTTTGGCATGGTTTGGGGTTAATCTCCTTAATGTCGGTTTGCACTCCTATGGGTTTACCAAAGGCATTGCCACTAATCTGGGGCTGTTCTGCGGCTTTGAGATTCTGTTTGTCGGGCTTTGTGCTCTCTATCTAAAAACCCGCCGTGAGGTTGCATCGTGA
- the hemA gene encoding 5-aminolevulinate synthase has translation MDYNAFYAEKLQDLKDEGRYRIFATMEPLVGKFPQALYHAQDGTSREVTVWCSNNYLGMGQNLKVLAAMKAAVDRSGAGAGGTRNISGTTIYHTQLEATMARLHQKEAALVFSSGYVANEGALSTLAKLLPECHIFSDELNHASMIHGMRGSRREKHVYRHLDMEQLESMLRAAPVNVPKIIATESVYSMEGDIAPLDVICDLAEKYGAMTYVDEVHAVGMYGAHGAGVAERMGLMDRIDIIEGTFGKAYGLMGGYIAGSAAMIDAVRSYAPGFIFTTAMPPAVLAGCKASVEHLMESRVEREQQRRNVAYLKARLDAEGMPWMPGESHIVPLVVGEATCCKQVSDILMDQYDIYVQPINYPTVPRGTERLRLTATGAHSIAQIDALCDALGELWREHQVFQHAVA, from the coding sequence ATGGATTATAATGCGTTTTATGCCGAGAAACTGCAAGATCTGAAGGATGAAGGCCGCTACCGCATTTTTGCGACGATGGAACCTCTGGTCGGAAAATTCCCGCAGGCCCTTTATCATGCACAGGATGGCACCAGCCGGGAAGTTACGGTCTGGTGTTCGAATAACTATCTGGGCATGGGCCAAAACCTGAAAGTTCTGGCGGCGATGAAAGCGGCTGTTGATCGCTCAGGCGCCGGGGCGGGCGGGACGCGTAATATTTCCGGGACCACGATTTATCATACGCAGCTTGAAGCCACTATGGCGCGTCTGCACCAGAAGGAAGCGGCGCTGGTCTTTTCATCGGGCTATGTTGCGAATGAAGGAGCGCTGAGTACTTTGGCGAAGCTGTTGCCGGAATGCCATATTTTTTCGGACGAGCTTAACCATGCCTCTATGATTCACGGGATGCGGGGATCGCGCCGGGAAAAACACGTTTATCGTCATCTGGATATGGAGCAGCTTGAATCGATGCTTCGTGCAGCGCCGGTGAATGTGCCCAAAATCATTGCGACTGAGTCGGTGTACTCTATGGAGGGCGATATTGCGCCTCTGGATGTGATTTGTGATTTGGCCGAAAAATACGGCGCAATGACGTACGTTGATGAAGTACATGCTGTCGGCATGTATGGCGCGCATGGCGCGGGCGTGGCCGAACGAATGGGTCTGATGGACCGGATTGATATCATCGAGGGTACGTTTGGAAAGGCGTACGGTCTGATGGGCGGGTATATTGCCGGCAGCGCGGCTATGATTGACGCTGTACGTTCGTACGCTCCCGGATTTATTTTTACCACGGCCATGCCACCGGCGGTGCTGGCAGGGTGTAAGGCCAGTGTTGAGCATTTAATGGAATCGCGTGTTGAGCGCGAACAGCAACGCCGGAACGTGGCTTATCTGAAGGCGCGTCTCGATGCTGAAGGGATGCCGTGGATGCCGGGCGAAAGCCACATTGTGCCGCTGGTGGTCGGCGAGGCAACGTGCTGTAAGCAGGTTAGCGATATTTTGATGGATCAATACGATATCTATGTTCAGCCGATTAATTACCCGACGGTTCCCCGCGGAACCGAGCGTTTGCGCCTGACGGCAACCGGGGCACATTCCATTGCGCAAATTGATGCGCTGTGCGATGCGTTGGGTGAATTGTGGCGCGAGCATCAGGTTTTCCAGCACGCCGTTGCATAA